The following coding sequences are from one Megamonas funiformis window:
- a CDS encoding inorganic triphosphatase, whose amino-acid sequence MNNREVEIKMEIKDKAQVENIRKFLQENEGQRPQSIVMKAIYYDTEEKFYQKHKIAYRVRQENNCFVATYKSGKVNTQGVFERVEINKKVTSLQADISVFSDVGEIWNLIKETKGKKFIPIVITDFVRECIDINWFASKLEIALDCGFVQGNERKSPICEVEIELKSGRMEDLLSLKNELSEKFDLQISTVSKYKKGLILAEQI is encoded by the coding sequence ATGAATAATCGAGAAGTTGAAATAAAAATGGAAATAAAAGATAAAGCTCAAGTAGAAAATATACGTAAATTCTTGCAAGAAAATGAAGGACAAAGACCACAAAGTATAGTGATGAAGGCTATTTATTACGATACGGAAGAAAAATTCTATCAAAAACATAAAATTGCCTATCGTGTACGACAAGAAAACAATTGTTTTGTAGCAACATATAAATCGGGAAAAGTAAACACACAGGGCGTTTTTGAACGTGTGGAAATTAATAAAAAAGTAACAAGCCTACAAGCAGATATAAGTGTTTTTTCGGATGTAGGTGAGATTTGGAATTTAATCAAAGAAACTAAAGGTAAGAAATTCATTCCGATTGTAATAACTGATTTTGTACGTGAATGTATAGATATAAATTGGTTTGCTTCAAAACTGGAAATAGCTTTAGATTGTGGATTTGTGCAGGGAAATGAAAGAAAATCTCCTATTTGTGAAGTAGAAATAGAATTAAAATCTGGACGAATGGAAGATTTATTATCTTTAAAAAATGAACTTAGTGAAAAATTTGATTTACAAATTTCTACCGTAAGTAAATATAAAAAAGGTCTAATTTTAGCAGAGCAAATTTAA
- a CDS encoding ABC transporter ATP-binding protein/permease produces MYYLQAFKILALGYWRSEQKWKAYGILAVVLILNLASVFLTVLVNDWYKEFWDVLQAYEFDSFWYLVGKFSLIAAIYIAIGVYSVYLQQLLQIKWREWLTDKYLVRWMENRAYYKLKLMGKDMDNPDQRISEDINQFVALTLSLTIGLVRQLITLVAFTVILWNLSGIITVPIGSYEFTIYGYMVWLSLVYSIVGTYLTHKVGKALINLNYEQQKYEADFRFAMMRVRENTESIAFYRGEKPELENFLTRFKIVIGNFRDIMTRQKILNGFTAGYGQLAIIIPLLLAAPRWFAKEVQVGWIMQVSNAFGQVQGAMSYFVDAYTTIAQWCSVVRRLDGFNRHVSEALDLKSDLMIDNASNIKVGIENVDVFLPNKNKDVLIKNCTIDLMKYQSLLIMGASGVGKSTLLRTLAGLWSYAKGNVYLPKEEEFLFLPQRPYLPLGSLRQAISYPVVEEVISEKYSDEEIKEILIACKLENLVDKLDIVDDWSRILSLGEQQRIAFARILLYKPKFVFLDEATSALDETLEGNLYDMLKTYLPDTRIISIAHRSSLICKHQAILKLKEKGCWEIHE; encoded by the coding sequence ATGTATTATTTACAGGCTTTTAAAATTTTAGCACTAGGATATTGGCGTTCTGAACAAAAATGGAAAGCTTATGGTATTTTAGCTGTTGTTTTAATTTTAAATTTAGCTAGTGTATTTTTGACGGTATTGGTAAATGATTGGTATAAAGAATTTTGGGATGTTTTGCAAGCCTATGAATTTGATAGTTTTTGGTATTTAGTGGGCAAATTTTCCTTGATTGCCGCTATCTATATAGCGATTGGCGTTTATTCTGTGTATTTACAACAATTATTGCAGATAAAATGGCGTGAATGGCTCACTGATAAATATTTAGTTAGATGGATGGAAAATAGAGCTTATTATAAGTTGAAATTGATGGGAAAAGATATGGATAACCCAGATCAGCGTATTTCTGAGGATATTAATCAATTTGTAGCGTTGACTTTATCTTTGACGATTGGTCTTGTGCGTCAACTGATAACTTTGGTGGCATTTACTGTAATTTTATGGAATTTATCAGGAATTATCACTGTGCCTATTGGCAGTTATGAATTTACTATCTATGGCTATATGGTTTGGTTATCTTTGGTATATTCTATCGTTGGTACGTATCTCACTCATAAGGTGGGTAAGGCACTTATCAATTTAAATTATGAACAGCAAAAATATGAAGCTGATTTCCGTTTTGCGATGATGCGTGTCAGAGAAAATACAGAGTCGATTGCTTTTTATCGTGGTGAAAAGCCTGAGTTAGAAAATTTCTTGACTAGATTTAAGATTGTAATTGGCAATTTCCGCGATATTATGACTCGTCAAAAAATCTTAAACGGTTTTACAGCTGGTTATGGTCAATTGGCGATTATCATTCCATTATTATTGGCTGCACCGCGTTGGTTTGCTAAAGAGGTGCAAGTTGGTTGGATTATGCAAGTATCAAATGCTTTTGGACAAGTTCAAGGGGCAATGTCATATTTTGTAGATGCTTATACAACTATAGCACAGTGGTGCTCTGTAGTTCGCCGTTTAGATGGTTTCAATCGTCATGTCAGTGAAGCTTTGGATTTGAAATCTGATTTAATGATAGATAATGCTTCTAATATTAAAGTCGGTATAGAAAATGTAGATGTTTTCCTTCCTAATAAAAATAAAGATGTTTTAATCAAGAATTGTACAATTGATTTGATGAAGTATCAATCTTTATTGATCATGGGTGCTTCTGGTGTGGGTAAATCAACTCTTTTACGAACACTTGCAGGTCTTTGGTCTTATGCGAAAGGCAATGTTTATTTGCCAAAAGAAGAAGAATTTTTATTCTTACCACAAAGACCATATTTGCCACTTGGTAGCTTAAGACAGGCAATTTCTTATCCTGTAGTCGAAGAAGTAATCAGTGAAAAATATAGTGATGAAGAAATAAAAGAAATACTCATAGCTTGTAAGTTAGAAAATTTAGTAGATAAATTGGATATTGTTGATGATTGGAGTAGAATTTTATCTTTAGGTGAACAGCAAAGAATAGCTTTTGCGAGAATTTTATTATATAAACCTAAATTTGTATTTTTGGATGAAGCTACATCAGCACTTGATGAAACTTTAGAAGGAAATTTATATGATATGTTAAAAACATATTTACCAGATACGAGAATAATAAGTATTGCTCATCGTAGTAGTTTGATTTGCAAGCATCAGGCTATCTTAAAATTAAAAGAGAAAGGTTGTTGGGAAATTCATGAATAA
- the galU gene encoding UTP--glucose-1-phosphate uridylyltransferase GalU produces the protein MKRIRKAVIPAAGFGTRFLPATKATPKEMLPIVDKPTIQYIVEEAISSGIEDILIISGHAKRAIEDHFDSAPILEAELKAKGKTKLLEMVQETSEINVHYIRQKHMRGLGDAILCARAFIDNEPFAVLLGDDIVYNPEMPALKQLMDMYNQTGATILGCQQVPKEKVSSYGIVAGVPTINEQLMKVNDMIEKPSIEEAPSQMAVLGRYIITPDVFEVLQNTKPGKGGEIQLTDALKVMAKRENVYAYNFTGKRYDVGDKLGFLKATVEFALRRDDLFGDFAEYLKTIVKDL, from the coding sequence ATGAAACGTATTCGCAAAGCTGTTATACCTGCTGCTGGTTTTGGTACTCGTTTTTTGCCAGCGACAAAAGCAACACCTAAAGAAATGTTACCAATAGTAGATAAGCCTACAATTCAGTACATAGTGGAAGAAGCTATCTCTAGTGGTATTGAAGATATTTTGATCATCAGTGGTCATGCTAAACGTGCAATTGAAGACCATTTTGATAGTGCACCAATTTTAGAAGCTGAATTAAAAGCTAAAGGTAAAACTAAATTATTGGAAATGGTACAGGAAACATCAGAAATCAATGTACATTACATTCGCCAAAAACATATGCGTGGTTTAGGTGATGCTATTTTATGTGCTAGAGCATTCATTGATAATGAACCATTTGCTGTATTATTAGGTGATGATATAGTTTATAATCCTGAAATGCCAGCTTTAAAACAGTTGATGGATATGTATAATCAAACAGGTGCTACTATTTTAGGTTGTCAACAAGTGCCAAAAGAAAAGGTTTCTTCTTATGGTATTGTAGCAGGCGTACCAACTATCAATGAACAATTGATGAAAGTTAATGACATGATTGAAAAACCAAGCATTGAAGAAGCTCCAAGTCAAATGGCAGTGCTTGGTAGATATATCATCACTCCAGATGTATTTGAAGTATTGCAAAATACTAAGCCAGGTAAAGGTGGAGAAATACAGTTGACAGATGCACTCAAAGTTATGGCAAAACGTGAAAATGTTTATGCTTATAATTTCACCGGCAAACGCTATGATGTAGGCGATAAATTAGGCTTTTTGAAAGCTACAGTAGAATTTGCTCTCCGTCGTGATGATTTATTTGGTGACTTTGCGGAATATCTCAAAACAATTGTAAAAGATTTATAA
- a CDS encoding Rpn family recombination-promoting nuclease/putative transposase, translated as MENFNRLNDLYFKKLLGDKKRKNLTLSFLNGVLNKDDKNYFTDISFLDKDNEPLTLDGKLSKLDIRADLNDGTQVDIEVQVCPFKLMAERSLYYWSKMYSEQLEKGAEYKKLKKAIAINLLAFDYLEDEQEWHNIYNLLNVKSHKKLTDHIEIHFLELPKFTLKDMRKIRVSEAWLAYFSGKYSKEELEEIAMTTPAIKEAVEFEDTFLQDKIERRAYEQREKAIRDYYSYMNAFKEEGLQQGLEQGLQQGLQQGMQKGLYQQAIQTAKNMLKDKVDIKLISKYTNLSVEEIKKINEE; from the coding sequence ATGGAAAATTTTAATAGATTAAATGATTTATATTTTAAAAAACTTTTGGGGGATAAAAAAAGAAAGAATTTAACACTTAGTTTTTTAAATGGAGTTTTAAATAAAGATGATAAAAACTATTTTACAGATATAAGTTTTTTAGATAAAGATAATGAACCATTAACTTTAGATGGTAAATTATCTAAATTAGATATTAGAGCGGATTTAAATGATGGTACGCAAGTAGATATTGAGGTGCAAGTTTGTCCGTTTAAATTAATGGCTGAGCGTTCATTATATTATTGGTCAAAGATGTATTCAGAGCAATTAGAAAAAGGTGCTGAATATAAGAAATTAAAGAAGGCTATAGCTATAAATCTATTGGCATTTGATTATTTGGAAGATGAGCAAGAATGGCATAACATCTATAATCTATTAAATGTGAAATCTCATAAAAAACTTACGGACCATATAGAGATACATTTTTTAGAATTGCCCAAATTTACCTTAAAGGATATGCGAAAAATAAGAGTATCTGAAGCATGGCTTGCTTATTTTTCAGGGAAATATAGTAAAGAAGAATTGGAGGAAATAGCGATGACAACTCCAGCAATTAAAGAAGCAGTAGAATTTGAAGATACATTTTTACAGGATAAAATAGAACGTAGAGCATATGAACAGAGAGAAAAAGCTATAAGAGATTATTATTCCTATATGAATGCATTTAAAGAAGAAGGATTGCAACAGGGTTTAGAGCAGGGTTTACAGCAAGGATTACAGCAAGGCATGCAAAAAGGGCTATATCAACAAGCTATACAAACTGCAAAAAATATGTTAAAAGATAAAGTAGATATAAAGCTTATTTCTAAATATACTAATTTAAGTGTAGAAGAAATAAAAAAGATAAACGAAGAATAA
- a CDS encoding YvrJ family protein, which produces MEYIFTYIANYGFPMVVASFLLFRMDKHLANLEEGIRHMNETLAKQVNH; this is translated from the coding sequence ATGGAATATATTTTTACGTATATAGCAAATTATGGTTTTCCTATGGTAGTGGCAAGTTTTTTGTTATTTCGCATGGATAAACATTTGGCTAATTTAGAAGAAGGTATAAGACATATGAATGAAACTTTAGCTAAACAGGTCAATCATTAA
- a CDS encoding sigma-70 family RNA polymerase sigma factor, protein MERLLIKAKAGDNYAIQLLLNKYKNLLNSASRQHHLISIQEEAYEEAVISFYQAIKDFNESLGVPFAGYAKVKVYQGVHTLFRRYLRIWQNEVSLSAQMNTDDEDEVKEFGDLLAVDEDLADSISSRLDIMKIIHQLPPKQYEVFILVVFKGLKYKQVAKLLHISVQAVSKNYRKALAFINKSLEK, encoded by the coding sequence ATGGAAAGACTATTAATAAAAGCTAAAGCTGGAGATAATTATGCTATACAGTTATTATTAAATAAGTATAAGAATTTATTAAATAGTGCTTCTAGACAACATCATTTAATATCTATTCAAGAAGAGGCGTATGAAGAAGCCGTGATTAGTTTTTATCAAGCAATTAAGGATTTTAATGAGTCTTTAGGTGTGCCTTTTGCTGGTTACGCTAAAGTAAAAGTATATCAAGGTGTACATACTTTATTTCGTAGATATCTGCGTATTTGGCAAAATGAAGTATCGTTATCTGCTCAAATGAATACAGATGATGAAGATGAAGTAAAAGAATTTGGGGATTTATTGGCAGTAGATGAGGATTTAGCTGATAGTATTTCTTCTAGATTAGATATAATGAAGATTATTCATCAATTGCCACCTAAACAGTATGAAGTCTTTATCTTGGTAGTATTTAAGGGATTAAAATATAAACAAGTAGCAAAATTATTGCACATATCTGTACAAGCTGTAAGCAAAAATTATCGTAAAGCATTAGCTTTTATTAATAAATCTCTAGAGAAATAA
- a CDS encoding DUF1659 domain-containing protein, translated as MAVKKNAECEIIIKVETGTTSTGKASYSSRSFGYINPSLAEDDILDIGQKIAGLQKYNLGSVNRQDTAEIAAE; from the coding sequence ATGGCAGTTAAGAAAAACGCAGAATGTGAAATCATTATTAAAGTGGAAACAGGTACTACTTCTACAGGTAAAGCTAGCTATAGCAGTCGTAGTTTCGGTTATATCAATCCTTCTTTAGCAGAAGATGATATTTTAGATATCGGTCAAAAAATAGCGGGCTTACAAAAATATAATTTAGGTAGTGTAAATCGTCAGGACACAGCAGAAATAGCTGCGGAATAA
- a CDS encoding DUF2922 domain-containing protein: protein MADTRKLTMVFTLDNGDDFKYNLADPKDELTKSEVDVVMQKMIDIQAIIKNNHKATAIKEAYITTTTQDVLA, encoded by the coding sequence ATGGCAGATACACGCAAATTAACAATGGTATTTACTTTAGATAATGGAGACGATTTTAAATATAATTTGGCAGATCCTAAAGATGAATTGACAAAGAGCGAAGTCGATGTAGTCATGCAGAAAATGATTGATATACAGGCTATTATCAAAAATAATCATAAAGCAACAGCGATTAAAGAAGCATATATCACAACTACTACACAAGATGTTTTAGCTTAA
- a CDS encoding helix-turn-helix domain-containing protein — protein MLLIKAVDYRILELCKAYNLSINGLANKAGMPPSTVASLLSEKSRNPTEDTIFKICIGFGMRMDKFYASNLFDLKNISLENTSQKIYKV, from the coding sequence ATGCTACTTATAAAGGCAGTAGATTATAGGATTTTGGAATTGTGTAAGGCTTATAATTTGAGCATAAATGGCTTGGCAAATAAAGCAGGAATGCCACCTTCAACTGTGGCTAGCTTATTAAGTGAAAAAAGTCGTAATCCTACAGAAGATACTATTTTTAAAATTTGTATTGGTTTTGGTATGAGAATGGATAAATTTTACGCCTCAAATTTATTTGACCTTAAAAATATAAGTTTAGAAAATACTTCGCAGAAAATATATAAAGTTTAA
- a CDS encoding GH25 family lysozyme has protein sequence MQNFQVVDISAWQEKLNWQKLKANNIQGVIIKIGEYTHLDEMFISHVNNAVTYNLPYGIYYYAHASTIDKAIAEANWVDKQIKTYLNGQNPSLGIWYDAEDKSILKNNINVAYMIGNFINQLNELDYNYVGLYSSYNWLTNIIDLNLLADYIPIWSAQYYHENSFKLEYPNRICKIWQYTDHKQIDDMILDCNIYYA, from the coding sequence ATGCAAAATTTTCAAGTAGTAGATATCTCAGCTTGGCAAGAAAAACTCAATTGGCAAAAACTAAAAGCAAATAATATTCAAGGCGTTATCATCAAAATAGGTGAGTACACTCATCTAGATGAAATGTTTATCTCACATGTAAATAATGCTGTAACTTATAATCTGCCCTATGGCATATATTATTATGCTCATGCTTCAACAATTGATAAAGCTATAGCAGAAGCTAATTGGGTAGATAAACAAATCAAAACATATCTCAATGGACAAAATCCATCACTTGGCATCTGGTATGATGCAGAAGATAAATCTATACTCAAAAACAATATCAATGTAGCTTATATGATTGGCAATTTCATCAATCAACTAAACGAACTAGATTATAATTATGTAGGTCTATATAGTTCCTATAATTGGCTAACTAATATCATTGACTTAAATCTACTTGCAGATTATATTCCCATCTGGTCTGCTCAATATTATCATGAAAACAGCTTTAAACTAGAATATCCTAATCGCATTTGTAAGATATGGCAATACACAGATCATAAGCAAATAGATGATATGATACTTGATTGTAATATTTATTATGCATAA